In Hoeflea ulvae, one genomic interval encodes:
- a CDS encoding DUF4170 domain-containing protein, whose amino-acid sequence MPDGKNKQLLHLVFGGELSNLESMEFRDLDALDIVGIFPDYASALQAWKSKAQMTVDNAHMRYFIVHMHRMLDPHNENKTAS is encoded by the coding sequence ATGCCCGATGGCAAAAACAAGCAGCTTCTACACCTCGTCTTTGGCGGCGAACTCTCCAACCTCGAATCGATGGAGTTCAGAGACCTGGACGCGCTCGACATCGTCGGGATATTTCCCGATTATGCGTCGGCCCTTCAGGCTTGGAAATCCAAGGCGCAAATGACCGTCGACAATGCCCATATGCGGTATTTCATCGTTCACATGCACCGGATGCTGGACCCGCACAACGAAAACAAGACCGCGTCTTAA
- a CDS encoding lysophospholipid acyltransferase family protein — translation MNRRRLGKKLLQSEWIQRTGSALIHWMLGAIWRSNRDNGTSTDWEALIEGEWPAIFALWHGQHLLVPYAAPCNRKFTSLVSRSADAEINARVLARAGITVIRGSGGREARAASEKGGVKALISMRDALRSGINVVMIADISKGEARLSGEGIITLAKISGRPIVPVALATSRRHVLEKTWDKTTINLPFGTRSVRLAPPIFVSAKAGREEIAEKRAQLTAELNRVTDEAMRAVEAAT, via the coding sequence ATGAACCGGCGTCGTCTGGGCAAGAAACTGTTGCAGTCCGAATGGATCCAGCGCACCGGCTCGGCGCTGATCCACTGGATGCTCGGTGCGATCTGGCGCAGCAATCGCGACAACGGCACCTCCACCGACTGGGAGGCGTTGATCGAGGGCGAATGGCCGGCGATCTTTGCGCTGTGGCACGGCCAGCATCTGCTGGTGCCCTATGCCGCGCCATGCAACCGCAAATTCACCTCGCTCGTGTCGCGCAGCGCCGACGCCGAAATCAATGCGCGTGTGCTGGCGCGCGCCGGGATCACGGTGATCCGCGGTTCCGGCGGGCGCGAGGCGCGCGCGGCTTCGGAAAAAGGCGGCGTCAAAGCCCTTATCTCCATGCGCGACGCGCTTCGCAGCGGCATCAATGTGGTCATGATCGCCGATATATCCAAGGGCGAAGCACGCCTGTCGGGTGAGGGCATCATCACCCTGGCAAAAATCTCCGGCCGGCCGATTGTCCCGGTGGCGCTGGCGACAAGCCGCCGCCACGTGCTTGAGAAAACCTGGGACAAGACCACCATCAACCTGCCGTTCGGCACCAGAAGCGTGCGCCTGGCGCCGCCGATCTTCGTGTCCGCCAAGGCCGGCAGGGAAGAGATCGCCGAGAAGCGGGCGCAGCTCACCGCCGAGCTCAATCGTGTCACCGACGAAGCGATGCGCGCTGTCGAGGCCGCCACATGA
- the waaA gene encoding lipid IV(A) 3-deoxy-D-manno-octulosonic acid transferase — protein sequence MSRGWARAALIGYRWFGAGLYPLLGPYLAIRAAKGKEERGRRKERYGLSDIDRPAGPLVWFHAASVGETTAVVPLIREVRRRGISVVLTTGTVTSAGVARERLGDTVIHQYVPLDLKPAVSRFLNHWMPDLAIIAESEIWPMTILELGVRRTPQVLVNGRLSDRSFARWSKRPSLADALFENLSHVIAQSDLDAERFLALGARPVSVSGNLKVDTTAPPWDADELARLQAQIGDRPTWAAISTYEGEDEIAAAVHRALKPRHKQLSILVPRHPDRADAVEAMLVARGLTVVRRSSGDAIDASTDVFLGDTIGEMGLYLNLTKVVFVGKSLKGGGGQNPLEPAMLGCSVLAGENVDNFRESYAKLITNGGARFVRDGEMLAKSVHFLLSNPQARQAMAEGGEKTLRDMRGALKATIRALEPYINPLTVKARLLPRENENTENRAGGQW from the coding sequence ATGAGCCGCGGCTGGGCTCGCGCGGCGCTGATTGGCTACCGCTGGTTCGGTGCGGGTCTTTATCCGCTGCTCGGTCCCTATCTCGCCATCCGTGCCGCCAAGGGCAAGGAAGAGCGCGGACGCCGCAAGGAGCGTTATGGGCTTTCCGACATCGACAGGCCTGCCGGCCCGCTGGTCTGGTTTCACGCCGCCAGTGTCGGGGAAACCACGGCGGTCGTTCCGCTGATCAGGGAAGTGCGCCGGCGCGGCATCTCGGTGGTGCTGACCACCGGCACGGTCACATCTGCAGGAGTGGCGCGCGAGCGGCTTGGCGACACGGTCATCCACCAATATGTGCCGCTTGATCTCAAGCCAGCGGTGTCGCGTTTCCTCAACCACTGGATGCCCGACCTGGCGATCATTGCGGAATCGGAAATCTGGCCGATGACCATCCTCGAGCTGGGTGTGCGCCGCACGCCGCAGGTGCTGGTCAATGGCCGGCTGTCGGACCGGTCATTCGCACGCTGGAGCAAGCGTCCCAGCCTTGCCGACGCGCTGTTTGAAAATCTCTCTCACGTCATTGCCCAGTCCGATCTGGATGCGGAGCGGTTTCTGGCGCTCGGCGCAAGGCCGGTCAGTGTGTCGGGCAATCTCAAGGTGGATACGACCGCGCCGCCATGGGATGCCGATGAACTGGCCAGGCTGCAGGCGCAGATCGGTGACCGGCCGACATGGGCAGCGATATCGACCTATGAGGGCGAGGACGAGATTGCCGCAGCCGTCCACCGGGCGCTCAAGCCGCGCCACAAGCAGCTGAGCATTCTGGTTCCGCGCCATCCCGATCGCGCCGATGCTGTCGAAGCCATGCTGGTGGCCCGGGGGCTGACGGTCGTGCGCCGTTCCAGCGGTGACGCCATCGATGCGTCGACCGATGTGTTTCTGGGCGACACCATTGGCGAGATGGGGCTGTATCTCAACCTGACCAAGGTGGTTTTTGTCGGAAAGTCGCTCAAGGGCGGCGGCGGACAGAACCCGCTCGAACCCGCCATGCTCGGCTGCTCGGTGCTGGCGGGCGAAAATGTCGACAATTTCCGCGAAAGCTATGCCAAGCTGATCACGAATGGCGGCGCGCGCTTTGTCCGGGATGGCGAAATGCTGGCCAAGTCGGTGCATTTCCTGCTGTCCAATCCGCAGGCCCGCCAGGCCATGGCCGAGGGCGGCGAGAAGACCCTGCGCGACATGCGCGGTGCGCTCAAGGCCACCATCCGCGCGCTTGAGCCCTATATCAATCCCCTGACTGTGAAAGCCCGGCTGCTGCCGCGCGAGAATGAGAATACGGAGAACCGGGCAGGCGGCCAATGGTAA
- the lpxK gene encoding tetraacyldisaccharide 4'-kinase, with protein MVSEAPPFWWQSAGVQSALLSPFGWIYGRVARRIMDHRVRKAIGVPVICVGNFTVGGSGKTPTALALAETAIAGGFTPGFLSRGYGGGVRHATVVDPARDTARLVGDEPMLLAAKALTVVSADRVEGAELLVRSGADLIIMDDGFQSARLVFDQALLVVDARRGIGNGCVFPAGPVRAPIMDQVRHADALVVVGEGTGADPMIRLAARAAKPIHLARLQPRNADEFKGRNCLAFAAIGDPEKFFATLERADVRLARRQGFPDHHHFTDDEINDLLADAELYGLDLITTEKDYVRLQAGHGRALDLVQKTAVLSIDLAFDSPDVPGAIINAAVAAFKRRRNSS; from the coding sequence ATGGTAAGTGAAGCGCCTCCGTTCTGGTGGCAATCTGCCGGCGTCCAGTCGGCGCTGTTATCGCCCTTTGGCTGGATCTACGGCCGTGTGGCGCGCCGCATCATGGATCACCGGGTGCGCAAGGCCATTGGCGTCCCGGTCATCTGTGTCGGCAATTTCACGGTCGGCGGGTCGGGCAAGACTCCCACCGCACTGGCGCTGGCCGAGACTGCGATCGCCGGCGGGTTCACTCCCGGTTTCCTTTCGCGCGGCTATGGCGGCGGCGTCCGCCACGCCACCGTCGTTGATCCGGCCCGGGACACCGCGCGGCTGGTGGGAGACGAGCCGATGCTGCTTGCCGCCAAGGCGCTGACGGTGGTCTCGGCCGACCGGGTGGAGGGCGCCGAGCTGCTGGTTCGCAGCGGCGCTGACCTGATCATTATGGATGACGGCTTTCAAAGCGCCCGGCTGGTTTTCGACCAGGCCTTGCTGGTGGTGGATGCTCGCCGTGGCATCGGCAATGGCTGCGTCTTTCCCGCCGGGCCGGTGCGCGCGCCGATCATGGACCAGGTCCGCCACGCCGATGCGCTGGTCGTGGTCGGTGAGGGCACTGGCGCCGATCCGATGATCCGGCTGGCCGCACGCGCCGCCAAGCCGATCCATCTCGCCCGTCTGCAGCCGCGCAATGCCGACGAGTTCAAGGGCCGGAATTGCCTTGCCTTCGCGGCGATTGGCGATCCCGAGAAATTCTTTGCAACGCTCGAACGCGCCGATGTCCGTCTGGCGCGGCGGCAGGGATTTCCCGATCACCACCATTTCACCGATGACGAGATCAATGATCTGCTTGCCGACGCCGAATTGTACGGTCTCGACCTGATCACCACGGAAAAGGATTATGTCCGGCTGCAGGCCGGCCATGGCCGGGCGCTTGACCTGGTTCAAAAGACCGCCGTGCTTTCGATCGATCTGGCCTTCGACAGTCCCGATGTTCCCGGCGCCATCATCAATGCGGCCGTGGCGGCATTCAAGCGGCGTCGCAACAGCAGCTAA
- a CDS encoding DUF2093 domain-containing protein — protein sequence MNRFEGPGDRPAKIRYQDGDFQILMPGTHVVCAVTGERIPIEELKYWSVARQEAYVDVHASVTADQRAGLLPSRS from the coding sequence ATGAACCGTTTTGAAGGCCCCGGCGACCGCCCGGCAAAGATTCGCTATCAGGATGGCGATTTTCAGATCCTGATGCCGGGCACCCATGTGGTGTGCGCCGTGACAGGCGAAAGAATTCCGATCGAAGAGCTGAAATACTGGAGCGTGGCGCGGCAGGAAGCCTATGTCGACGTGCATGCCTCCGTCACCGCAGACCAGCGCGCCGGCCTGTTGCCAAGCCGGAGCTGA
- the mutL gene encoding DNA mismatch repair endonuclease MutL, which yields MRIHQLPETLINQIAAGEVIERPASVVKELVENAIDAGARRIEIATAVGGKALVRVVDDGLGMDADDLALAVRRHCTSKLDQRLDDIRTLGFRGEALPSIGSVARLTLRSRPKDAAHANEVSLAGGVPTPLKPAAANQGTTVEVRDLFFATPARLKFLKSDRAETAAITEIVRRIAIAFPSVRFTLSGPDRSTLELPSTGEDRLARIAQVLGKEFAANTIAIDAMREDVGLSGHVGLPTWNKANSLSQYAFVNGRPVQDKQILTAIRAAYSDTLPRGRYPVAVLWITLDPALVDVNVHPAKADVRFRDPGLVRGLIIGAIRQALSAEGDRASPSASVSLAQAFRSVEPAAAGQSQAGWTQSRFGGLARPPVAAGWQMDHSPSRPLRDAPQGFGEQGQPDISGAAMPSARVDDAEHDQAAIAHPLGAARTQIHENYIVAQTSDGLVLVDQHAAHERLVFERFKKALQAGTVPSQILLLPEIIDLPEDDCDRLADRAGDLAEFGLVLERFGPGAIAVRETPSMLGETDVGGLVRDLADEIAEWNSADGLRDRLEAVASTMACHGSVRSGRRLMPEEMNALLREMERTPGSGQCNHGRPTYIELKLADIEKLFSRR from the coding sequence ATGCGCATCCATCAACTGCCAGAGACCCTGATCAACCAGATCGCCGCCGGTGAAGTCATCGAGCGGCCGGCGAGCGTTGTGAAGGAACTCGTTGAAAACGCCATCGACGCCGGCGCCCGCAGGATCGAGATTGCCACCGCCGTCGGCGGCAAGGCGCTTGTCCGGGTGGTTGATGACGGGCTGGGCATGGACGCCGACGATCTGGCTCTCGCCGTGCGCCGCCATTGCACCTCGAAGCTCGACCAGAGGCTCGACGACATCCGCACACTCGGCTTTCGTGGTGAAGCTCTGCCCTCGATCGGATCGGTGGCGCGGCTGACGCTGCGATCGCGGCCGAAAGATGCCGCCCATGCCAATGAAGTCTCGCTGGCGGGTGGGGTTCCGACTCCGCTCAAACCGGCCGCGGCCAATCAGGGGACGACGGTGGAGGTGCGCGACCTGTTCTTTGCCACCCCTGCCCGGTTGAAGTTCCTGAAATCCGACCGCGCCGAAACCGCAGCGATCACCGAAATCGTGCGGCGGATTGCCATCGCCTTTCCGTCGGTGCGGTTCACTTTGTCGGGGCCGGACCGCTCGACGCTGGAGCTGCCCTCGACCGGCGAAGACCGGCTGGCCCGCATCGCCCAGGTGCTGGGCAAGGAATTTGCCGCCAACACGATCGCAATCGATGCCATGCGCGAGGACGTCGGGCTTTCCGGCCATGTCGGACTGCCGACCTGGAACAAGGCAAATTCGCTGTCGCAATATGCCTTCGTCAATGGCCGCCCGGTTCAGGACAAGCAGATCCTGACGGCCATCCGCGCCGCCTATTCCGACACTTTGCCGCGCGGCCGCTATCCGGTCGCGGTGCTGTGGATCACGCTGGATCCGGCGCTGGTCGATGTCAATGTCCACCCGGCAAAGGCCGATGTCAGGTTCAGGGATCCGGGTCTGGTCAGGGGTCTGATCATCGGCGCGATCCGTCAGGCGTTGAGCGCCGAGGGAGATCGCGCCTCGCCCTCGGCCAGCGTCAGCCTGGCTCAGGCCTTCCGGTCGGTTGAGCCGGCCGCGGCCGGACAAAGCCAGGCCGGCTGGACCCAGAGCCGGTTCGGCGGACTGGCCCGGCCGCCGGTTGCTGCCGGCTGGCAGATGGATCATTCGCCCTCGCGGCCCCTGCGTGATGCCCCGCAGGGGTTTGGCGAACAGGGCCAGCCGGACATTTCGGGCGCGGCCATGCCCTCGGCAAGGGTTGACGACGCCGAGCATGACCAGGCCGCCATCGCCCATCCGCTCGGCGCCGCGCGCACGCAGATCCACGAGAACTACATCGTCGCCCAGACCAGCGACGGGCTGGTGCTCGTTGATCAGCACGCAGCCCATGAGCGACTGGTATTCGAGCGTTTCAAGAAAGCGCTGCAGGCGGGAACCGTGCCGTCGCAGATCCTGCTGCTGCCCGAGATCATCGACCTGCCGGAAGATGATTGCGACCGGCTGGCCGACCGCGCCGGGGATCTGGCGGAATTCGGGCTGGTGCTCGAGCGGTTCGGACCCGGCGCGATCGCCGTGCGGGAAACCCCGTCCATGCTGGGTGAGACGGATGTCGGCGGACTGGTGCGTGACCTTGCCGATGAAATCGCCGAGTGGAACAGCGCCGACGGATTGCGCGACCGGCTGGAAGCCGTGGCCTCGACCATGGCCTGCCATGGCTCGGTGCGCTCGGGACGGCGGCTGATGCCTGAGGAAATGAATGCATTGTTGCGCGAAATGGAGCGCACCCCCGGATCGGGGCAGTGCAATCACGGCCGCCCGACCTATATCGAGTTGAAACTCGCCGATATCGAAAAACTGTTTTCGCGCCGCTGA
- a CDS encoding response regulator, producing MALNESGIQGRSFEAKTIEGLALALDIGIMIYDRNDTLIAASTQVRRFFDISPDVLMPGARLRDLFGAAYDAGGGVLGSTNGRPRNISREDWIAERIAVHWRERYESIEKLADGRWVRLCKRRMSDGILISTLSDVTNYKHQETELTRTRHQAELSQHILDNLANPVVVKDSELRYVVVNDAFCRIPGLHPKQVLGRTAAELVEPELAAHFEKIEGDVLATGVPYETVEDIFRADGNVMHVITRIRRSGTPGNYYVTISFDDVSAFIESGKFRPQTISRYGKKAAADAHIPLAAAEARPAPTGRVLVLDENRHRSAIRVAGLKSSGADAVAIADVHEALAFLDAASSAGIEISDVDISIEMALELSAMTVSAEHDLLRRAVERRIADGTRQAAPSRRIPGRAEPADVPVQTVPAPATAPAAAAAVPDSKPLGGSQIVRPRVLVAEDNDVNQIVFEQILEGIGVDFRIVSNGHEAVAAWQASVPDLILMDISMPGMNGLQATQAIRDAEAAATGDDAHVPIIAVTAHAMNGDKERCFAAGMDDYLSKPVSPEKLELIIEKWIGAARRAFATG from the coding sequence ATGGCATTGAATGAAAGCGGAATTCAGGGTCGCTCCTTCGAAGCCAAAACCATCGAGGGCCTGGCTCTGGCGCTTGATATCGGCATCATGATCTATGACCGCAACGACACGCTGATTGCCGCCAGCACCCAGGTTCGCCGCTTCTTCGACATCTCTCCCGACGTGCTCATGCCCGGTGCCCGGCTCCGCGACCTGTTTGGCGCGGCCTATGATGCCGGCGGCGGCGTGCTCGGGTCGACCAATGGCCGGCCGCGCAATATTTCGCGCGAGGACTGGATTGCGGAACGGATCGCGGTTCACTGGCGCGAACGCTATGAAAGCATCGAAAAGCTCGCCGACGGACGTTGGGTCCGGCTGTGCAAACGGCGGATGTCCGACGGGATACTGATCAGCACGCTTTCCGATGTCACCAATTACAAGCACCAGGAAACCGAACTGACACGGACACGGCATCAGGCCGAGCTGTCGCAACACATCCTCGACAATCTCGCCAATCCGGTGGTGGTCAAGGATTCCGAGCTTCGCTACGTGGTGGTCAATGACGCCTTCTGCCGGATCCCCGGCTTGCACCCCAAGCAGGTTCTGGGCCGCACCGCGGCCGAACTGGTCGAACCCGAGCTCGCCGCCCATTTCGAGAAGATCGAAGGCGATGTGCTGGCCACCGGAGTGCCCTATGAAACCGTCGAGGACATCTTTCGCGCCGATGGCAATGTGATGCATGTCATCACGCGCATTCGGCGTTCGGGAACGCCCGGCAATTACTATGTCACGATCTCGTTCGACGATGTCAGCGCCTTTATCGAAAGCGGCAAGTTTCGACCCCAGACCATTTCCCGCTATGGCAAGAAAGCCGCCGCAGACGCCCACATTCCACTGGCTGCAGCCGAAGCGCGGCCCGCTCCGACGGGCCGCGTGCTGGTACTCGATGAAAACAGGCACCGGTCCGCAATCCGCGTGGCGGGCTTGAAGTCGTCAGGCGCCGATGCGGTGGCGATTGCCGATGTGCACGAAGCCCTGGCATTCCTCGACGCCGCCAGCTCCGCCGGTATCGAAATCAGTGATGTGGACATATCGATAGAGATGGCGCTGGAATTGTCCGCAATGACGGTGTCAGCCGAGCATGATTTGCTCAGGCGAGCGGTCGAGCGCCGCATTGCCGATGGCACGAGACAGGCGGCCCCCTCGCGGCGGATTCCCGGGCGGGCCGAACCGGCGGACGTGCCCGTGCAAACAGTGCCCGCGCCGGCGACAGCGCCTGCCGCAGCCGCAGCCGTGCCCGATTCGAAACCGCTTGGCGGCTCACAGATTGTCCGCCCGCGGGTGCTGGTGGCCGAGGACAATGACGTCAACCAGATCGTATTCGAACAGATTCTCGAGGGGATAGGGGTCGATTTCCGCATTGTTTCCAATGGCCACGAGGCTGTCGCCGCCTGGCAGGCTTCGGTGCCGGATCTGATCCTGATGGATATTTCCATGCCCGGGATGAACGGCTTGCAGGCAACCCAGGCCATTCGCGACGCCGAAGCGGCCGCTACCGGTGACGACGCGCATGTTCCGATCATCGCGGTGACCGCCCATGCCATGAATGGTGACAAGGAACGCTGCTTTGCGGCGGGAATGGATGATTATCTGTCCAAACCGGTAAGCCCGGAGAAGCTGGAACTGATCATCGAGAAGTGGATCGGTGCTGCGCGCCGCGCATTTGCAACGGGCTGA
- a CDS encoding putative bifunctional diguanylate cyclase/phosphodiesterase: MTPEVETMDTVQINPKAIAYTDPLTGLGNRRRLMDKIRKLAAERADDPAPFTIGIANIDGFKPINDLFGHAAGDEILCQVAHRLRACLPDGGFVARIESDEFAFVLPLVFEKKGAEKIGRMFKDVLSAPYDLGDRNVRLSASFGFAVYPFAGEQFAELLKSADTALYRSKRRGRGQITVYSEEIAEEMRRGTQVEQALRRAIIADEVSVHFQPIVNLADGAIQGFEALARWTDRELGSISPGLFIPLAEERGFIDSLTETLLKKAAETAKHWPSDLFLSFNLSSAQLVDPATAFNVLAVINRVGFDPRRLELEITETAMMTDPEVAAKVVNELRSVGIRVSLDDFGTGQSSLGRLRDFAFNKVKIDQSFVSEITMDKSAEHIVRAILAMCEGLNLKVIAEGIETEEQAAKLRELGCKTGQGWLYGKAVDAATAMDLIEAQERAQGNPSNPFGVSR; this comes from the coding sequence ATGACTCCAGAAGTCGAAACCATGGATACGGTGCAGATCAATCCGAAGGCGATCGCCTATACCGACCCTTTGACCGGGCTGGGCAATCGCCGCAGGCTTATGGACAAGATCCGCAAACTCGCCGCCGAACGCGCCGACGACCCCGCGCCCTTTACCATCGGCATCGCCAATATTGACGGGTTCAAGCCGATCAACGATCTTTTCGGCCATGCCGCCGGCGACGAGATCCTGTGCCAGGTGGCCCACAGGCTGCGGGCCTGCCTCCCCGATGGCGGCTTTGTCGCCCGGATCGAAAGCGACGAGTTCGCCTTCGTGCTGCCGCTGGTCTTCGAGAAAAAGGGCGCCGAGAAGATCGGCCGCATGTTCAAGGACGTGCTGTCAGCCCCCTATGATCTCGGCGACCGCAATGTGCGGCTGTCGGCGTCCTTCGGCTTTGCCGTCTATCCCTTTGCTGGTGAGCAATTCGCCGAGTTGCTCAAGAGCGCCGATACCGCGCTCTACCGTTCCAAGCGACGCGGCCGCGGCCAGATCACGGTCTATTCCGAAGAAATCGCCGAAGAGATGCGGCGCGGGACGCAGGTCGAGCAGGCGCTGCGCCGGGCCATCATTGCCGATGAGGTCTCGGTTCATTTCCAGCCCATCGTCAATCTGGCCGATGGAGCCATCCAGGGATTTGAGGCACTGGCGCGCTGGACCGACCGGGAGCTGGGTTCCATTTCGCCCGGCCTGTTCATTCCGCTCGCCGAGGAACGCGGCTTCATTGATTCCCTGACCGAGACCTTGCTCAAGAAGGCGGCCGAAACGGCCAAGCACTGGCCCTCCGACCTGTTCTTGTCGTTCAACCTTTCGTCTGCGCAACTGGTCGACCCGGCAACGGCCTTCAATGTTCTCGCCGTGATCAACCGTGTCGGCTTCGATCCCCGCCGTCTGGAACTGGAAATCACCGAAACCGCGATGATGACCGACCCGGAGGTTGCCGCCAAGGTCGTCAATGAATTGCGCAGCGTCGGAATCCGGGTGTCGCTCGATGATTTCGGTACCGGACAGTCCAGCCTAGGACGCCTGCGCGACTTCGCCTTCAACAAGGTCAAGATCGACCAGAGCTTTGTCAGCGAAATCACCATGGACAAATCGGCCGAGCACATCGTGCGCGCCATTCTGGCAATGTGCGAAGGGCTCAATCTCAAGGTGATCGCCGAAGGTATCGAAACCGAGGAGCAGGCGGCCAAGTTGAGGGAACTCGGCTGCAAGACCGGCCAGGGCTGGCTCTATGGCAAGGCGGTCGACGCGGCAACGGCCATGGACCTGATCGAGGCCCAGGAGAGAGCCCAGGGCAATCCTTCCAATCCCTTCGGTGTCAGTCGCTGA
- a CDS encoding LysR substrate-binding domain-containing protein produces the protein MNNLRHLLPSAGNLIVLEAAGRHASFTKAAIELGMTQAAVSYAIRSLETQLGTPLFNRAHRAVSLTEAGRRFHADVTLGLSHIRKSAEDIRARGRSNTVTLAASTAFASLWMLPRLHRLRDDLPDVDLRIQTADRDLEIATESIELGVRGGRPEDWPDYHSALIAPEVIEAVASAAYLEKYGMPESVAHLTQHRLIHLEEPFRSACDWRQWFLSAGVNATTANRGLAINDYVLVIQAVMEGQGIALSWRHLTTRLISSGLVQKVTDHQLVTGAAFHVIWPKAKPLPPQAEMVLDWLTKEGREISD, from the coding sequence ATGAATAACCTTCGCCACCTGTTGCCTTCCGCCGGCAATCTCATCGTTCTGGAAGCGGCCGGCCGGCATGCGAGCTTCACCAAAGCCGCCATAGAGCTGGGCATGACCCAGGCTGCGGTGAGCTACGCGATCCGGTCGCTGGAAACGCAGCTCGGCACGCCGTTGTTCAACCGCGCCCACCGTGCGGTGTCGCTAACCGAAGCCGGCAGGCGGTTTCATGCGGATGTGACGCTTGGCCTGAGTCATATCCGCAAATCGGCCGAGGATATTCGCGCGCGGGGCCGCTCCAACACCGTAACGCTGGCGGCGTCGACGGCCTTTGCATCGCTGTGGATGCTGCCGCGGCTGCACCGGCTGCGCGATGATCTGCCCGATGTCGACCTGCGCATCCAGACCGCTGACCGGGATCTCGAAATTGCCACTGAATCCATCGAACTGGGCGTGCGCGGCGGACGCCCCGAGGACTGGCCCGACTATCACAGCGCGCTGATCGCGCCCGAGGTGATCGAGGCCGTGGCCAGCGCCGCCTATCTTGAAAAATACGGCATGCCCGAGAGCGTCGCTCATCTCACCCAGCACCGGCTGATCCACCTCGAGGAGCCGTTCCGCAGCGCCTGCGACTGGCGACAGTGGTTCCTGAGCGCCGGCGTCAATGCCACCACGGCAAACCGCGGCCTTGCGATCAATGACTATGTGCTGGTGATCCAGGCGGTGATGGAAGGACAAGGGATCGCGCTAAGCTGGCGCCATCTGACCACGCGCCTGATCAGCTCCGGCCTGGTTCAGAAGGTCACGGATCATCAACTCGTCACCGGGGCGGCATTTCATGTGATCTGGCCGAAGGCGAAGCCGCTGCCGCCTCAGGCGGAGATGGTCCTGGACTGGCTGACGAAGGAAGGGCGCGAGATCAGCGACTGA